In one Gemmatimonadaceae bacterium genomic region, the following are encoded:
- a CDS encoding ATPase, T2SS/T4P/T4SS family yields the protein MRSPALRTRGNEYHEDSDEWLIDAARRAGHSIPKGERPPRVSAWRMLIGAGVDDDEILRLACAASGKDPADFSRISPALSALLAHEVAHEHRVAPVGVYKGVLAIATSNPSSIALERELAFACRQRVALQAASPNAILRAQAVVYGGANYGRTLDLDSRPIAGVASSAPAVQPRPQPVARLSVGVSVQCDSDHTAPAPQPSCAAQSGAENKNAPETLISRLLATAVTEHASEAHLQPTPDDGLVIRLRVDGKLNDRFRLAAVHTKALLAALKRMASLDDAETRRPQNGRASVTLEQGPVELRIATEPVGMSHEKVVVSLVTPQSALSVADLGYTAHERHQLEQLLAEPSGLVFIAGTPETGRTTTAYALMRELQSRGRRIATIEEQVGRRLDGIEQMQVADSPHPTLASAVRGTLGLHADVTLIEALADAATMETIVAGASEGRLVVTTIEVPGMTGVIERLHEFEIDHALIASVLKGVVTQRLVRRLCTACAAPQELGELPESQQELLLGLPTSRLRRAVGCPQCRGTGYSGRMAVAEVVIMTPAMRAAIVRGAEPAELAHIAREGGIRTLWDSGLAQVLDGITTLGELLDNVPAPQHSAGADLQQRDIDALLSQLLGSPMEAPAKPAEAAEAAKAPAAVAPPSPVAPVAPKPAVTAAPPSAEPIRVLLVDDDANQRRAVASTLREDGLSVIEAADGEAALSYARRLKPHVIVTEVTLPKLDAVGMLQTLAAGGSCAAVLVYSAQNDAVLEGWLKECGARDVIPRTVPAAAVAQRIRSLAAAS from the coding sequence ATGCGTAGCCCCGCCTTGCGAACGCGCGGCAACGAATACCACGAAGACTCCGACGAATGGCTCATCGACGCGGCCCGCCGCGCCGGCCATTCGATCCCGAAAGGCGAGCGTCCGCCGCGCGTCAGCGCCTGGCGCATGCTCATCGGCGCCGGCGTCGACGACGATGAAATCCTGCGCCTCGCGTGCGCCGCGTCCGGCAAGGATCCCGCTGATTTCTCGCGCATCTCTCCCGCGCTGAGCGCGCTGCTCGCGCACGAAGTCGCGCACGAGCATCGCGTCGCGCCGGTCGGCGTGTACAAGGGCGTGCTCGCGATCGCGACGTCCAACCCGAGCAGCATTGCGCTCGAGCGCGAGCTCGCGTTCGCCTGCCGGCAACGCGTCGCGCTGCAGGCGGCCAGTCCAAACGCGATTTTGCGCGCCCAGGCGGTCGTGTACGGCGGCGCGAACTATGGACGAACTCTCGATCTGGATTCGCGTCCGATCGCCGGAGTCGCGTCCAGCGCCCCGGCGGTTCAACCGCGGCCACAACCCGTGGCGCGATTGTCCGTCGGCGTTTCGGTGCAGTGCGATTCCGACCACACAGCGCCCGCGCCGCAGCCGAGTTGCGCTGCGCAAAGCGGTGCTGAAAACAAGAACGCGCCGGAAACGCTCATCTCGCGACTGTTGGCCACTGCCGTAACCGAGCATGCCTCCGAGGCGCACCTGCAGCCGACGCCCGACGACGGCCTGGTGATTCGCCTTCGCGTCGACGGAAAGCTCAACGACCGCTTCCGGCTCGCCGCGGTGCACACGAAGGCATTGCTCGCGGCACTCAAGCGCATGGCGTCGCTCGACGACGCCGAAACGAGACGCCCGCAAAATGGCCGCGCGTCGGTGACGTTGGAGCAGGGCCCGGTCGAGCTGCGGATTGCGACCGAGCCGGTCGGCATGTCGCACGAGAAAGTCGTTGTATCGCTGGTCACGCCGCAGTCAGCGCTGTCGGTTGCCGATCTCGGATACACCGCGCACGAGCGGCATCAGCTCGAGCAGCTGCTTGCCGAGCCGTCGGGACTCGTGTTCATCGCGGGGACGCCGGAAACCGGACGCACGACGACGGCCTACGCGCTGATGAGAGAACTTCAATCGCGCGGCCGGCGGATCGCCACGATCGAGGAGCAGGTCGGTCGCCGGTTGGACGGCATCGAACAGATGCAGGTGGCCGACTCGCCGCATCCGACGCTGGCGTCCGCCGTGCGCGGCACGCTCGGACTGCACGCGGACGTCACGCTGATCGAAGCGCTTGCCGACGCCGCGACGATGGAAACGATCGTCGCGGGCGCGAGCGAGGGGCGGCTCGTCGTGACGACGATCGAAGTGCCGGGCATGACGGGCGTTATCGAACGCTTGCACGAATTCGAGATCGATCATGCGCTGATCGCGTCGGTGCTCAAGGGTGTCGTTACACAGCGGCTCGTGCGGCGGCTGTGCACCGCGTGCGCCGCGCCGCAGGAGCTCGGCGAATTGCCGGAGTCGCAGCAGGAACTACTGCTTGGACTTCCGACAAGCCGTCTCCGCCGCGCCGTGGGATGTCCACAATGCCGCGGCACCGGATACTCGGGCCGCATGGCGGTTGCCGAAGTCGTGATCATGACGCCGGCGATGCGTGCGGCGATCGTCCGCGGTGCCGAACCGGCCGAGCTGGCGCACATCGCGCGTGAAGGCGGCATCCGAACGCTGTGGGACTCGGGACTCGCTCAGGTGCTGGACGGCATCACCACACTCGGCGAGCTGCTCGACAACGTGCCGGCCCCGCAACACTCGGCGGGTGCCGACTTGCAACAGCGAGACATCGACGCGCTGCTTTCGCAGTTGCTCGGTTCGCCCATGGAGGCGCCTGCCAAGCCGGCGGAAGCAGCGGAAGCGGCGAAGGCGCCCGCGGCTGTTGCACCGCCATCACCCGTAGCACCCGTAGCACCAAAGCCCGCGGTTACAGCGGCGCCACCATCAGCGGAACCCATTCGCGTGCTGCTCGTGGATGACGACGCGAATCAACGCCGCGCCGTTGCTTCGACGCTGCGCGAGGATGGCCTGAGCGTGATCGAGGCGGCGGACGGCGAGGCGGCATTGTCGTACGCACGTCGTCTCAAGCCGCACGTGATCGTCACCGAGGTCACGTTGCCCAAGCTCGACGCGGTCGGGATGTTGCAGACGCTCGCCGCGGGCGGATCATGCGCCGCGGTGCTCGTCTACTCGGCGCAGAACGACGCGGTGCTGGAGGGATGGCTCAAGGAGTGCGGCGCGCGCGACGTCATTCCGCGAACCGTTCCCGCCGCCGCCGTCGCGCAGCGAATTCGGAGCCTTGCCGCGGCATCATAG
- a CDS encoding YARHG domain-containing protein, with product MKRAVFLATALGVAGAIASSASSASAQALAKWEKFDFAHQHVDSAQLAKLSLPQLRSVRGIVFGRHGRPFTDEPDVQAYLKTQAWYRPNPKFSNASLSSVEKANIDVIRRAEMTKHSQIETGDVRYLADKPITVKMLGHHTAPDWEVLQSEISATHGASFGVELDEEGNDVPSALQKYFDKRYWYHARADYDAKQLSAVERANLDTITLAMVRDLGYGVAPGMMYLFRTTPLTDSLLRGQPLYNLRLMRNEFYARHGRRFETPWLREYFKAAPWYKPRADFTIAELSQTEKDNVKLIQAAEAKRHEALSTTEIDENQLQGLFPEVARRLRNEVFARHGRTFKDPLLQSYFASQEWYHANPKFDLSMLTPIERRNVATIQRYEARAREGQRFTPG from the coding sequence ATGAAGAGAGCCGTTTTTCTCGCGACCGCGCTCGGCGTGGCCGGCGCGATCGCCTCGAGCGCTTCGAGCGCGTCGGCCCAAGCGCTCGCCAAGTGGGAGAAGTTCGACTTCGCGCACCAACACGTCGATTCGGCGCAACTCGCGAAGCTGTCCTTGCCTCAACTGCGGTCGGTGCGCGGCATCGTCTTCGGGCGTCATGGCCGGCCGTTCACGGACGAACCCGACGTTCAGGCGTATTTGAAAACGCAGGCGTGGTATCGGCCGAATCCGAAGTTTTCGAACGCGAGCCTCTCGAGCGTGGAGAAGGCGAACATCGACGTCATCCGCCGCGCCGAGATGACGAAGCATTCGCAGATCGAGACGGGCGACGTTCGCTATCTCGCCGACAAGCCCATTACGGTCAAGATGCTCGGGCACCACACGGCGCCTGACTGGGAAGTTCTGCAATCGGAGATCAGCGCGACGCACGGTGCGTCTTTTGGCGTCGAGCTCGACGAAGAAGGCAACGACGTTCCATCGGCGTTGCAGAAATATTTCGACAAGCGGTATTGGTATCACGCCCGCGCCGATTACGACGCCAAGCAGCTCTCCGCCGTCGAACGCGCGAACCTGGATACGATCACGCTCGCCATGGTACGCGACCTCGGATACGGCGTCGCGCCGGGAATGATGTATCTGTTCCGGACGACGCCGCTCACCGACTCTCTGCTCCGCGGACAGCCGCTGTACAACCTTCGCTTGATGCGAAACGAGTTCTACGCGCGGCATGGCCGCCGCTTCGAGACGCCATGGCTGCGGGAATACTTCAAGGCCGCGCCCTGGTACAAACCCCGCGCCGATTTCACGATCGCCGAGCTGTCGCAAACGGAGAAAGACAACGTCAAGCTGATTCAGGCGGCCGAGGCGAAGCGCCACGAAGCGTTGTCGACCACGGAGATTGACGAGAACCAACTTCAGGGCTTGTTCCCCGAAGTCGCACGGCGTTTGCGCAACGAAGTGTTCGCGCGCCATGGTCGCACGTTCAAGGATCCACTGCTGCAATCGTACTTCGCGAGCCAGGAGTGGTACCACGCAAATCCGAAGTTCGATCTGTCGATGCTGACGCCGATCGAGCGGCGCAACGTTGCCACGATTCAACGCTATGAAGCGCGCGCCCGAGAGGGGCAGCGCTTCACCCCCGGCTGA
- a CDS encoding zinc-dependent metalloprotease, with amino-acid sequence MRMLIVVASLVAASSLAAQNPPAQPPAQPPGQQAPATGAPPQGGAGNQARRPRPYAQVITDRAHTDRGGITVHRVDDRYYFEVPDSLLNRDILFLTRVAAVPAGTGGFEFAGSEMADRVVRWEKVNADRLQLHTVDYSVVADDTLPIAQSVRNNNFSPIIAAFPIAAFTRDSASYVIDVTDFFTGDVPAISGLSDAQRRQYQVRRLDPARTYVSSVKAFPINIEVRQVQTFDAGAAPSDRSAGTISVEVRQSMLLLPKVPMRPRYADDRVGYFTVDRINYGLDEQKAAQQTFITRWRLEPKDPAAYARGELVEPVKPIVYYIDPATPAKWRPYVKEGVEQWQRVFEKAGFKNAIIAKLPPTKQEDPDWDPDDARYSMVRWAASLVRNAIGPSTPDPRSGEIINSEINWYHNHMRSYRNRLMIETGAANPMARTLEIPEELMGETMRQVIAHEIGHALGLEHNMVASSMFPVDSLRSPSFTSKYGVSATIMDYARQNYVAQPGDGLKPKDFIRRVGPFDDFAINWGYRVIPNSSAESERATLNDWILHQSGPFPYHYVPQQYGSVDPRAQTEDVGNDPMKATSYALMNMKKVVPQLVAWTTRPGDDYADLNELYGETLGMWSLYMGHVATEIGGVTVDLKSGDQGANVYRVVPKAKQKEALAFLNTNVFNTPAWLAPADITSRIGPSPLETRQAAVLTSLLSTPRLGRLAESERMDPANAYALADYLADLKADVFAGSAADANRRTLQRVYVERLAAIVNPPAPPTPGPGVIQQGAPTPPPPFLGAPNIPRSDLPAMARMQLRQIRDDAHERASRTTGAAKAHWEDIAARTDDALDPRKR; translated from the coding sequence ATGCGAATGTTGATCGTCGTCGCCTCGCTCGTCGCGGCGTCTTCGCTCGCCGCCCAGAATCCGCCGGCGCAGCCGCCCGCACAACCGCCAGGGCAGCAAGCCCCGGCGACCGGCGCGCCCCCGCAGGGCGGAGCGGGAAATCAAGCGCGCCGGCCGCGTCCCTATGCACAGGTCATCACGGACCGAGCGCACACCGACCGAGGCGGCATCACGGTGCATCGCGTCGACGACCGGTACTACTTCGAGGTGCCCGACTCGCTGCTCAATCGGGACATTCTGTTTCTCACGCGCGTCGCGGCGGTGCCCGCGGGCACGGGCGGCTTCGAGTTCGCCGGCAGCGAAATGGCGGATCGCGTCGTGCGCTGGGAAAAGGTGAATGCGGATCGCCTGCAGCTGCATACGGTCGACTACTCCGTCGTTGCCGACGACACGCTGCCGATCGCGCAGAGCGTTCGCAACAACAATTTCTCGCCGATCATCGCGGCGTTTCCCATCGCCGCGTTCACCCGCGACAGCGCGAGCTACGTCATCGACGTCACGGACTTCTTCACGGGCGACGTGCCCGCGATCAGCGGTTTGAGCGACGCGCAGCGGCGGCAGTATCAAGTGCGCCGGCTCGATCCGGCGCGCACATATGTCAGCAGCGTGAAGGCGTTCCCGATCAACATCGAAGTGCGCCAGGTTCAAACGTTCGACGCCGGGGCCGCTCCGTCCGATCGCTCGGCCGGCACCATCTCCGTCGAAGTGCGGCAGTCGATGCTGCTGCTTCCCAAGGTGCCAATGCGCCCGCGCTACGCCGACGATCGCGTGGGGTACTTCACCGTCGATCGCATCAACTACGGGCTCGACGAGCAGAAGGCGGCGCAGCAGACGTTCATCACGCGGTGGCGTCTCGAGCCGAAGGACCCCGCGGCGTATGCGCGCGGCGAGTTGGTCGAGCCGGTCAAGCCCATCGTGTACTACATCGATCCGGCAACTCCGGCCAAGTGGCGCCCCTACGTCAAGGAAGGCGTCGAGCAGTGGCAACGCGTGTTCGAGAAGGCGGGTTTCAAGAACGCGATCATCGCCAAGCTCCCGCCAACCAAGCAGGAAGACCCGGACTGGGATCCGGACGACGCGCGCTATTCGATGGTGCGCTGGGCGGCGAGTCTCGTGCGCAACGCGATCGGTCCCAGCACGCCCGATCCGCGCAGCGGCGAGATCATCAACAGCGAGATCAACTGGTATCACAACCATATGCGCTCGTACCGCAACCGGCTGATGATCGAAACCGGCGCCGCGAATCCGATGGCCCGCACGCTCGAGATCCCTGAAGAGTTGATGGGAGAGACGATGCGCCAGGTCATCGCCCACGAGATCGGGCACGCCCTGGGCCTCGAGCACAACATGGTGGCGTCGAGCATGTTCCCGGTGGACTCGCTGCGCTCGCCGTCGTTCACGAGCAAGTACGGCGTGAGCGCGACGATCATGGACTACGCGCGGCAGAACTACGTCGCGCAGCCGGGCGATGGTCTCAAGCCCAAGGATTTCATTCGTCGCGTCGGACCGTTCGACGACTTCGCGATCAACTGGGGCTATCGCGTCATCCCCAACTCCTCCGCGGAATCGGAGCGCGCGACGCTCAACGACTGGATCCTGCATCAGAGCGGACCGTTTCCGTATCACTACGTGCCGCAGCAGTACGGCAGCGTCGATCCGCGCGCGCAGACGGAAGACGTCGGGAACGATCCCATGAAGGCGACGAGCTACGCCCTCATGAACATGAAGAAGGTCGTGCCGCAGCTCGTCGCGTGGACCACCCGCCCGGGCGACGACTACGCCGACCTCAACGAATTGTACGGCGAGACGCTGGGCATGTGGTCGCTGTACATGGGCCACGTCGCGACCGAGATCGGCGGCGTGACGGTCGACCTCAAGAGCGGCGACCAGGGCGCCAATGTGTATCGGGTAGTGCCGAAGGCGAAGCAGAAGGAGGCATTGGCATTCTTGAATACCAATGTATTTAACACGCCGGCGTGGCTGGCGCCGGCGGACATCACGTCGCGCATCGGACCGTCGCCGCTCGAGACACGCCAGGCCGCCGTGCTCACGTCGCTCCTCTCGACGCCGCGCCTCGGCCGGCTCGCCGAGTCCGAGCGGATGGACCCGGCGAATGCGTACGCGCTCGCGGACTATCTCGCCGATCTCAAGGCCGACGTCTTCGCGGGCTCGGCGGCCGACGCCAACCGCCGAACGTTACAGCGCGTGTACGTCGAACGACTGGCGGCGATCGTCAACCCGCCCGCACCGCCGACACCTGGCCCGGGTGTCATTCAGCAGGGTGCACCCACACCACCGCCGCCGTTCCTCGGCGCCCCGAATATCCCGCGGAGCGACCTCCCGGCGATGGCTCGCATGCAATTGCGCCAGATCCGCGACGACGCACACGAGCGTGCGTCGAGAACGACGGGCGCCGCCAAGGCACACTGGGAAGACATCGCGGCGCGCACGGACGACGCGCTCGATCCGCGCAAACGCTGA
- a CDS encoding DinB family protein, with protein MDLTQTFIDRSRYYLGTEYRTKLRAAVESLPPDALWWRANDQSNSVGNLLMHLAGNVRQWIVGGVGGRNVERDRAGEFGAREGGNAASLLNRLDDVLAEADAVLAGLTAADLAGTRVIQARELTVIEVVYHVVEHFALHLGQIILIAKLHTPGAVHFYEDAGGLARPLWPELVRKVSS; from the coding sequence ATGGACCTGACCCAGACATTCATCGATCGCTCGCGCTACTACCTCGGCACCGAGTACCGCACGAAGCTCCGCGCGGCGGTGGAGTCCCTGCCGCCGGACGCGCTGTGGTGGCGCGCGAACGATCAATCGAACAGCGTCGGCAACCTGCTCATGCATCTCGCCGGGAATGTGCGGCAATGGATCGTTGGCGGAGTCGGCGGCCGGAATGTCGAGCGCGATCGTGCCGGCGAATTCGGCGCGCGTGAAGGCGGCAACGCCGCGTCGCTGCTGAATCGGCTCGACGACGTCCTGGCCGAAGCGGACGCGGTGCTCGCGGGGCTCACGGCGGCGGACCTCGCCGGCACCCGCGTGATTCAGGCCCGCGAGCTCACGGTGATCGAGGTCGTGTACCACGTCGTCGAGCATTTCGCGCTGCACTTGGGCCAGATCATTCTGATCGCCAAGCTGCACACGCCCGGCGCGGTTCATTTCTACGAAGATGCGGGCGGCCTGGCGCGGCCCTTGTGGCCGGAGCTGGTGAGGAAAGTGTCATCCTGA
- a CDS encoding ABC transporter permease — MSSEPRIPGLRRVLRIPGALRRGRGTGIERDIDDEISFHVESRMRELVERGESEGNARRHAEAEFGDLRASRRELARVDRRRRRRERARQVLAAVAQDVRYAMRSLRRSRAYTITAVSTLAIGIGAAVAIFALVNGVLLRPLPFGHPDRLVGAWHDMPAFGLSHQPQTGSTYFLYQRLTHTIDGIGIYREADVNVDEPDGTGEPQRLPSASITATLMPVLQVAPVVGRAFTADDDRPRSSPTVIISNGMWHARFGANRSILGRKLDVNGIAREIVGVMPASFRFPSAATQLWIPLQLDPANLPGTAFAYPGVARLKPGVTVADAQRDFASVLPRWPEMFPNFVPGVATATIVAQTHPSPTIEPLRTDIVGEVAHTLWMVAAAALLVLLVACANVANLTLVRAESHQRELAVRQALGAGRARLRLHFVTECAVLAVAASLVGLGAATVVIRSLVSAAPTAIPRIAEVSIDARTVAFTLALAVLVTLASSVLPSLRIGREALALREGGRGGTAGRTQQRVRSGLVAAQIAMALVVLAGSGLLLRTFQRLHAVRPGFDARRVSTFWIALPVGRYKGDTAIVQFYSRLVDRVAALPGVEAAGLTSRLPLVAKGIDPNPIYPEDDPSSTKKLPPLQLMTAVNADYFRAMRIPLIAGRGFERMASQRDDEAIVSRNTARSFWHDSTGVAALGKRFSPLPGAREYTVIGVVDDIRDTSLAAAPSQVAYFPETYEPGNVSSQTKRTMALVVRMKNESMSIAPDVRAAIRDIDPTIPIFDARSMPAVVAAATGQLTFIILILGAAAVVTLLLGAVGLYGVLAYVVTLRTREIGIRIALGASPGGMAAGMMRYGIVLSLCGTVAGLALFAVVARYLRSLLFGVATMDPPTLVASVLGLLAIAALASWVPARRASSVDPVTALRAQ, encoded by the coding sequence ATGTCGAGCGAGCCTCGCATACCGGGCCTGCGTCGCGTGCTGCGCATTCCCGGCGCGCTGCGCCGCGGGCGCGGCACCGGCATCGAGCGCGACATCGATGACGAGATATCGTTCCACGTCGAGAGCCGCATGCGGGAGTTGGTCGAGCGCGGCGAATCGGAAGGCAACGCGCGGAGACACGCCGAGGCCGAATTTGGCGACCTGCGTGCGTCGCGACGCGAGCTCGCGCGGGTCGATCGCCGCCGGCGTCGTCGCGAACGCGCGCGGCAGGTGCTCGCCGCGGTCGCGCAGGATGTTCGCTACGCCATGCGTTCGCTGCGGCGATCGCGCGCGTATACCATCACCGCGGTATCGACACTCGCGATCGGCATCGGCGCCGCGGTCGCCATCTTCGCGCTCGTGAACGGCGTGTTGCTTCGGCCGCTGCCGTTCGGTCATCCGGATCGCTTGGTCGGCGCCTGGCACGATATGCCTGCGTTCGGGTTGTCGCATCAACCACAAACCGGGTCCACCTACTTTCTCTACCAGCGACTCACGCATACCATCGACGGCATTGGCATCTACCGCGAAGCGGACGTGAACGTCGACGAACCCGATGGCACCGGCGAACCGCAGCGACTTCCGAGCGCATCGATTACCGCGACGCTCATGCCGGTGCTTCAGGTCGCGCCGGTCGTCGGTCGCGCGTTCACCGCCGATGACGATCGACCCAGGTCATCGCCGACAGTGATCATCAGCAATGGCATGTGGCACGCGCGCTTCGGCGCGAACCGATCGATCCTCGGCCGCAAACTCGACGTCAACGGTATCGCGCGCGAGATCGTCGGCGTCATGCCGGCGAGTTTTCGCTTTCCGTCGGCGGCGACGCAGTTGTGGATTCCGCTGCAGCTCGACCCGGCGAATTTGCCCGGAACGGCGTTCGCATATCCGGGTGTCGCGCGACTCAAGCCCGGTGTCACCGTCGCGGACGCGCAACGCGATTTCGCGAGCGTCCTGCCGCGCTGGCCCGAGATGTTTCCGAATTTCGTGCCGGGAGTTGCGACGGCCACGATCGTCGCGCAGACGCATCCCTCGCCGACGATCGAGCCCCTCAGGACCGACATCGTCGGTGAAGTCGCGCACACGCTATGGATGGTTGCCGCAGCGGCACTGCTCGTGCTGCTCGTCGCCTGCGCGAACGTCGCGAACCTCACGCTCGTCCGTGCCGAGTCGCATCAGCGCGAGCTTGCGGTGCGACAGGCGCTCGGCGCGGGACGAGCGCGATTGCGGTTGCACTTCGTGACGGAATGCGCCGTGCTCGCGGTCGCGGCGTCGCTCGTCGGACTCGGCGCGGCAACGGTGGTGATCCGGTCGCTGGTCAGCGCGGCGCCGACGGCCATTCCGCGCATTGCCGAAGTGTCGATCGACGCCCGCACCGTGGCATTCACGCTGGCGCTCGCGGTGTTGGTGACACTCGCGTCCAGCGTGCTTCCCTCGTTGCGCATCGGTCGCGAAGCGCTGGCGTTGCGAGAAGGCGGCCGCGGTGGAACGGCGGGGCGCACGCAACAGCGCGTGCGCAGCGGATTGGTCGCGGCGCAGATTGCAATGGCGCTCGTCGTGCTCGCGGGATCGGGATTGTTGTTGCGCACGTTCCAGCGGCTGCACGCGGTGCGGCCCGGCTTCGATGCACGGCGCGTGTCGACATTCTGGATTGCGCTGCCGGTCGGACGGTACAAGGGCGACACCGCGATCGTGCAGTTTTATTCGCGGCTCGTCGATCGAGTGGCCGCGCTTCCCGGCGTGGAGGCGGCCGGCCTCACATCCCGGCTGCCCTTGGTCGCGAAGGGTATCGATCCGAACCCGATCTATCCCGAAGACGATCCATCGTCGACGAAAAAGTTGCCGCCGCTGCAACTGATGACCGCGGTGAACGCCGACTACTTTCGCGCGATGCGCATTCCGTTGATCGCGGGCCGCGGCTTCGAGCGCATGGCCAGCCAACGCGATGATGAAGCGATCGTCTCGCGAAACACCGCGCGATCGTTCTGGCACGATTCGACCGGCGTCGCCGCGTTGGGCAAGCGCTTCAGCCCACTGCCTGGAGCGCGTGAGTATACCGTGATTGGCGTCGTCGACGACATCCGAGACACGTCGCTCGCCGCCGCGCCGTCGCAGGTCGCGTACTTCCCGGAGACGTACGAACCCGGCAACGTGAGCTCACAGACCAAGCGCACGATGGCGCTGGTCGTGCGCATGAAGAACGAGTCGATGTCGATCGCGCCGGACGTGCGGGCCGCGATTCGCGACATCGATCCGACCATTCCGATCTTCGATGCCAGGTCGATGCCCGCGGTCGTCGCCGCGGCAACGGGGCAGCTCACGTTCATCATCCTCATCCTTGGCGCCGCCGCCGTGGTAACGCTGCTGCTCGGCGCGGTCGGACTCTACGGCGTCCTCGCGTATGTCGTCACGCTGCGCACGCGTGAGATCGGCATTCGCATCGCGCTCGGTGCGTCGCCAGGCGGAATGGCCGCGGGAATGATGCGCTATGGAATTGTGTTGAGCCTCTGCGGAACCGTCGCGGGGTTGGCGTTGTTCGCGGTGGTCGCGCGCTATCTTCGCTCGCTGCTCTTCGGCGTCGCGACGATGGACCCGCCGACGCTCGTCGCCTCGGTGCTCGGGCTGCTTGCGATCGCCGCGCTGGCGAGTTGGGTGCCCGCCCGCCGCGCATCGAGCGTCGATCCGGTGACGGCGTTGCGGGCACAGTGA